Below is a genomic region from Chloroflexota bacterium.
GCTGCTTTGGTGTGAAGCCTTGCGAAGGTTCAAAACCTCTCTGTTCTCGGGCAGTTCTACTGCCCGAGAAAGGGGGGCAGGTCCGCCTTCGCATGAATCGCCCGTGTGTGATGTGAAGAGCCTTGCGAAGGTTTGGAACCTTCGCAAGGCTAAGGGCTAACGATGGTACGACTTTTTCTACGAACGTTACTACCAGCGATTGTGGGATGATTCGAAGCCCTTGGTGAAATTTTAAACCCCGTCTGATATAGGGGACAAGCGATGAACCTGCGAAACCGCAACAACAAGGGGCTTAAGCCCCTTGTTAAGCCCGTTGTTAAGTCCCTTGTTCTGAGCCTCGCTGCCGGCGGATTGCTCGTCATCAGCCTGTTCTGGTTGCGGGGCGGAACGCCTCGAACGGCTCGTGCAGACCCCGGGGTGCGGTACGTCTCTCCTACGGGCAGTGATAGCGGTGGCTGCACCGACCCTGCCCACCCCTGTCGCACGGTGCAGTACGCTGTGAACCAGGCCGCAAGCGGCGACGAGATCCGCGTCGCGGCTGGCGTGTACACTGACCTGCACGGGTACCCCCGGGCCGATTTAGCCACGACGGGCGTCGTCACCCAGGTAGTGTACATCAGCAAGACGGTGACTATTCGCGGCGGCTATAGCCCGAGTAACTGGACGACGCCCAACCCGGCAGCCAATCCCACTACTCTGGATGCTCAGAGCCGGGGGCGGGTGCTCTACATCACCGGCAGCATCAGCCCGACGATTGAGGGATTGCGCATCACTGGGGGGAACGCCGCCGGGTTGCGTGGTGGTTCTACGGGAGTTGATGTCGGCGGCGGGGTGTATATCATCACCGCTACGGCTACGCTCAGCGGTAGCGTAGTGTTCGGCAACACCGCGGTTTACGGTGGTGGGCTGTCTCTGGAGAGCAGCCCGGCGATGCTTATTGACAATACCATCGCCGAAAACACCGCTCTCTGGGGTGGCGGACTGGAGTTGGCGTATAGCCCTGCCACGTTCTGCGGAAATGTTTTCGAAGGCAACACTGCCCAGAGGAGTGGAGGCGCGTTATATGCGTATGATAGCCCGGCCACGCTGAGTGGAAATTTCTTCAAAGGCAACACTGCCCAATGGAGTGGGGGCGGACTGTCCTTGATGAGCAGCCCTGCCACACTACTCCGCGCAAACGTCCTGATAGGCAACACCGCCCAACGTGATGGCGGCGGACTGTTCTTGATGAGCAGCCCTGCCACACTACTCCGCGCAAACGTTCTGATAGGCAACACCGCCCAACGTGATGGCGGCGGGATGTATTTGGTCAATAGTCGGGCCACGCTCGGCGAGAACACCCTCACGGAAAACGAAGCCAACCGGGGAGGCGGGCTGTACTTGTCGTACAGCCACGCCACGCTGGTCAACAACGTCATTGCCGACAACAGGGCCAATACCGAGGGCAGCGGCTTGGTGGTCGAGGGCTGCTCTCCGAACCTACTGCACACGACCATTGCCCGCAACACAGGCGGGGATGGCAGTGGGGTCTATATCACTCACTGGAGGGACTTCGGAAGTACTGTGACGTTGGCCAATACCATCCTGGTCAGCCAGACGGTGGGTATCACGGTCACGACGGGTCCCACCAACACCGCCACCCTGGATGGAGTATTGTGGTATGGTAACACGATCCACTATGGCGGGCCGGGCACCATTGCTGTTACCCACGCGGTCACCGGCGACCCCGCTTTCGCCGCCGACGGTTACCATCTCACGGCTCACTCGGCGGCCATTGATCAGGGCGTGGACGTGGGGGTAACGGAAGATGTGGACGGCGAGTACCGGCCCCAGGGAGCCGCTCCCGATCTGGGCGCAGATGAATACCCGAGCGGCCCAAGCCCCACAGTCACTCCGACCCACAGCCCGACAGCGTCCCCGACCAGGAGTCCTACATCCACCCTGACGACGACTCCCACTCACACACTCGCACCGGTAGTCCCGTCTACCCACACGCCCACAGCGACAGTAACTTCTACCGGCACACTCATACCCACGGCAAGGTATATCTACCTTCCCATCGTGATGAAAGGCTACGCATTCTATGAGAGCACATGGAGTCCCGATGGCAGCAGTTGAAGCATTCGACCAGGCCTTGACCGAGCCAGAGCGCGAACTCTTGGCCGGCTTGACCAGTCCGATCAGAATCCAGGTCTTTCTGGATGAACTCCCGTACAGCACCGATGCGATTTATCGCTGCCCGTTGCGGGTCTTGCGCGAGCGCGTGGCCCACTGCTTCGATGGCGCTCTGTTCGCGGCCGCCGCCTTGCGCCGCCTCGGGCATCCACCGCTCATCTTGGAATTGCTGCCCAACGGCCGCGATGACGACCATCTTGTGGCCCTTTACAAGTGTGATGGGCATTGGGGCGCAGTGGCCAAGTCCAATGTGGTGGGTTTGCGCTTTCGCGAGCCTGTCTATCGCACCCTGCGGGAATTGGTAATGTCCTATTTCGAGCAGTACTTCAATGTGGAGGGCGAGAAGACCTTGCGGGGCTACACTATGCCCTTGAACCTGAAGGTCTTTGACAAGTACAACTGGATGGTAAGCGACGAGCCTCTGGAGCGCATCGCACAGCGGTTGGACCAGATGCGCCGGGTATCCATCCTCACGCCGAGTATGGCCGCCAAACTGGCGCCGGTGGATGAGCGCTCACTCCAGGCCGGCTTGCTTGGCGCGAACGAGGCCGGCCTGTTCAAGCCGCCGCGCAAGTAACATTTGACCTCACCCCCTCAATCCCCCTCTCCGCAGGCGGAGAGGGGGCAGGGAGGCGAGGTTGCAGCGCGATCGAATGAATCACCCGTGTGTGCCTGGGAATGGCATGTAAAACCTTGCGAAGGTTCAAAACCTTCGCAAGGTTAGCCGCCGGGCTGTCAGCGGATAGGTAGCGGATGAGCCCCCAGACTTCCGAAGTTTCTGAAACTTCGGAAGTCTGAAGTCTGGCGCTATGCCGTAGGCCATCCGCTGAGAGGCTGGCCGTCGAATGAATCGCCCGTGCGCGACGGCAGTCTCTGCGCAGTGCGCCGTTGAATGAATTCAACGGCTACGGTTGACAAGTCCCTGCGGGACTGCGCTGGCCCTCACTTTCGTCGGGCGGTAGGACTGCCCGAGAACGGGTGGGGGCAGCCGCAGGCCTTCTGTTCTCAGGCAGTTCTACTGCCTGAGAACAGAAGGAGCAGGAGGTAAGGTTTTTGGATAACAACTGGGTTCTGTGGTAAACTGCTGCATAGACCCTGAGGGTTTCCCAAACCCTTAGGTCTAACCGGACCAGCGGAGAGCAGAATGTACACCTATCTGATGGACATGCTGGAGTGCCCGAGGTGTCATAGCGAGTTGGAGTGGGACATCACGGAGCGCCGTGACGGTCGCATCGAAACGGCAGAGGCGCGTTGCATGGCCTGCGCCAGTACCTATCCCATTCGGGAGGGGATCGGGGTGTTCCTCACCCCAGACCTGCCGCGCGATGACCTATGGGAGCAGGTGGATAGCCAACTGACCCTCTATCTCCGCCAGCATCCGGACGTCGAGCGTCAACTGATGGGCGCGCCACTGGAGACGCTGGCTCCCGCCGATCAGTTCTCCCGCGCGCTACTCTTGGATGAGCGCGGCGAGTATGCGCAGGCCAAAGCCACAGCGGAGCAGGCTCT
It encodes:
- a CDS encoding right-handed parallel beta-helix repeat-containing protein, translating into MNLRNRNNKGLKPLVKPVVKSLVLSLAAGGLLVISLFWLRGGTPRTARADPGVRYVSPTGSDSGGCTDPAHPCRTVQYAVNQAASGDEIRVAAGVYTDLHGYPRADLATTGVVTQVVYISKTVTIRGGYSPSNWTTPNPAANPTTLDAQSRGRVLYITGSISPTIEGLRITGGNAAGLRGGSTGVDVGGGVYIITATATLSGSVVFGNTAVYGGGLSLESSPAMLIDNTIAENTALWGGGLELAYSPATFCGNVFEGNTAQRSGGALYAYDSPATLSGNFFKGNTAQWSGGGLSLMSSPATLLRANVLIGNTAQRDGGGLFLMSSPATLLRANVLIGNTAQRDGGGMYLVNSRATLGENTLTENEANRGGGLYLSYSHATLVNNVIADNRANTEGSGLVVEGCSPNLLHTTIARNTGGDGSGVYITHWRDFGSTVTLANTILVSQTVGITVTTGPTNTATLDGVLWYGNTIHYGGPGTIAVTHAVTGDPAFAADGYHLTAHSAAIDQGVDVGVTEDVDGEYRPQGAAPDLGADEYPSGPSPTVTPTHSPTASPTRSPTSTLTTTPTHTLAPVVPSTHTPTATVTSTGTLIPTARYIYLPIVMKGYAFYESTWSPDGSS